From the genome of Scytonema hofmannii PCC 7110, one region includes:
- a CDS encoding ATP adenylyltransferase family protein, with translation MSGEKSTSQGRTTGTLPGMLWKRVKEQTEYALAKQSLLSIPTEFEFVEQDGVRFLVRVLSNLVRKDAAKKEQLKQITRPRKEFNPFLPYEEDLFVADISETHVCILNKYNVVDYHLLIITRAFEEQESLLTLEDFAAVRACLAEIDGLVFYNGGKVAGASQRHKHLQLVPLPFIPSGAPIPIEPLLASAQFQRSIATIPQLPFKNAYIRLNVKDMQSPLATAEATFECYRTLLQNVGIENTPGSENKQSAPYNLLATRQWMLIVPRSQESFESISVNSLGFAGSLFVKNERQMQLLKDIGPMTLLKHVAI, from the coding sequence ATGTCAGGAGAAAAATCCACGTCACAGGGGAGAACAACAGGCACGCTACCCGGTATGTTATGGAAACGTGTCAAAGAACAGACTGAGTACGCTCTTGCAAAGCAATCGTTGCTGTCAATTCCTACAGAGTTTGAATTTGTTGAACAGGATGGCGTTCGCTTCCTGGTACGGGTCTTATCTAATCTAGTTCGTAAGGATGCAGCCAAAAAAGAGCAACTCAAACAAATAACCCGTCCTAGAAAAGAATTTAATCCTTTTCTTCCTTACGAAGAGGATTTGTTTGTAGCTGATATTTCAGAGACTCATGTATGTATTTTGAACAAATATAATGTAGTTGATTATCACCTGCTGATTATTACTCGTGCTTTTGAAGAACAAGAAAGTTTACTGACTTTGGAAGATTTTGCTGCTGTGCGGGCTTGCTTGGCTGAAATTGATGGTTTGGTATTTTACAACGGTGGTAAAGTCGCGGGTGCTAGTCAGAGACACAAGCACTTGCAATTGGTTCCGCTTCCATTTATACCGAGTGGTGCTCCGATACCAATAGAACCTCTATTAGCATCTGCTCAGTTTCAGAGATCCATCGCGACTATACCGCAACTGCCTTTTAAAAATGCATATATACGGTTAAATGTCAAGGATATGCAGTCACCATTAGCCACTGCTGAAGCCACCTTCGAGTGCTACCGTACCCTTCTCCAAAACGTAGGTATAGAAAACACGCCAGGAAGCGAAAACAAGCAATCTGCTCCTTACAATCTGCTAGCTACCCGACAATGGATGTTAATTGTGCCGCGATCGCAAGAGAGTTTTGAGTCTATCTCTGTCAACTCTTTAGGATTTGCTGGTTCTTTGTTTGTGAAAAATGAGCGACAGATGCAACTTCTCAAAGATATTGGACCAATGACTCTTCTGAAGCATGTCGCCATTTAA
- a CDS encoding IS1634 family transposase, which produces MEITSERIDDIPVIVEWLKQMEIAKCIDQKLSEPHGNHKGLSYGQLSVLLLTYIITQSDHRLSAVEPWVQTHRRILELTTGWSIAEKDATDDRLARVVEELGKQTQAIQEIEVKLGRHLIRAYELPTVVARADTSSFSVNHNPGDSVEENLLRYGYSKDKRPDLLQYRQLLATLDPMGMPLVSATVEGNGADDPLYFPTWEKMVRVIGHKKFVFVADCKAGAIATRGQIAASGGIYCFPVPMSGQHPQYLQQWVLNPPTEIQPIRFPHQDEDEPDVGKGFEVELGKFWLNPETNKWVRWHERYLVVYSTSLAASTIRGQQQRILTARTALDKLAAKPGEDPQVLAHKVENILERYRVKDFFNTTITEQIIQKTRHVGRGRPSKNSPTELVNSICLQLEIQLQDAAIKEAETLAGWRLYVTNAPLAQLSLSLAIMYYRDEWVLERGFHRFKRGSLPALPIYFTDQNRITGLMFLLNIALRIFTLMEFVVRQALIETQQSLAGLYDGNPKRKTERPSAEKMLLAFCHLTLYFLPDATIFMTPLSELQKQILYLMKMPDSLYQIDSVSSSA; this is translated from the coding sequence ATGGAAATAACTTCTGAGCGCATTGACGATATTCCCGTAATAGTGGAGTGGCTCAAACAGATGGAGATAGCCAAATGTATTGACCAGAAACTGAGTGAACCACACGGAAATCACAAAGGGCTGAGTTACGGTCAATTGAGTGTATTGTTATTAACATACATCATCACGCAGTCAGACCATCGGTTATCTGCCGTGGAACCTTGGGTGCAGACACATCGAAGGATTTTAGAGTTAACTACGGGATGGTCAATCGCGGAAAAAGATGCCACGGATGACAGATTGGCAAGGGTAGTCGAAGAGCTAGGGAAACAAACACAAGCAATACAGGAAATTGAGGTAAAGTTAGGACGGCATTTGATTCGTGCCTACGAATTGCCAACTGTTGTAGCACGAGCGGATACAAGTAGTTTTAGTGTAAATCATAATCCTGGAGATTCAGTTGAAGAAAATCTACTGCGCTATGGCTATTCCAAAGACAAGCGTCCAGATTTATTGCAATACCGTCAATTATTAGCAACCCTCGACCCAATGGGAATGCCATTGGTGAGCGCTACGGTTGAAGGTAATGGAGCCGATGACCCATTATATTTTCCCACTTGGGAAAAAATGGTGAGAGTGATTGGGCATAAAAAGTTCGTCTTCGTTGCTGATTGTAAAGCCGGTGCGATTGCAACTCGCGGTCAAATTGCCGCAAGTGGCGGTATTTATTGTTTCCCTGTACCTATGAGTGGACAACACCCCCAATATCTTCAGCAATGGGTACTAAACCCACCTACAGAAATTCAGCCCATTCGTTTCCCGCATCAGGATGAAGATGAACCGGATGTGGGCAAGGGTTTTGAAGTGGAGTTAGGCAAGTTTTGGTTAAACCCAGAAACCAACAAGTGGGTACGTTGGCATGAACGCTATTTGGTAGTTTATTCCACTAGCCTTGCAGCATCTACTATCCGTGGTCAACAGCAACGCATCTTGACCGCGAGAACGGCTCTGGATAAATTAGCAGCCAAACCAGGAGAAGATCCACAAGTATTAGCCCATAAAGTAGAAAACATACTTGAGCGCTATCGTGTCAAAGATTTCTTCAACACGACAATTACTGAACAAATCATTCAAAAAACTCGTCATGTTGGACGAGGACGACCATCAAAAAATTCTCCCACTGAATTGGTAAATAGTATTTGTCTTCAACTTGAGATCCAACTTCAAGATGCTGCAATCAAGGAAGCAGAAACTTTGGCAGGGTGGAGATTGTACGTCACTAACGCACCCCTTGCTCAACTAAGTCTATCACTTGCTATCATGTATTACCGGGATGAATGGGTATTGGAGCGAGGGTTTCACCGTTTTAAACGCGGTTCTCTACCCGCCCTACCCATTTACTTCACTGACCAAAACCGAATCACTGGCTTGATGTTCTTGTTGAACATTGCTTTACGGATATTTACTTTGATGGAGTTTGTGGTGCGACAGGCACTTATAGAAACTCAACAATCTTTGGCTGGTCTTTACGATGGCAATCCCAAGCGCAAAACTGAACGCCCATCAGCAGAGAAAATGCTCCTCGCTTTTTGTCATTTAACTCTCTATTTTTTACCTGATGCTACCATCTTCATGACGCCTTTGTCTGAGCTCCAAAAACAGATTCTTTATTTAATGAAAATGCCCGATTCCCTTTATCAGATAGATTCGGTGAGTAGCTCGGCATGA
- a CDS encoding alpha/beta fold hydrolase, with translation MFVTKETWKHEYILTNGVKLHYVTQGEGPLMLMLHGFPEFWYSWRYQIPEFAKDFKVVAVDLRGYNDSDKPKNQSAYVMDEFVRDIEGVITGLGYEKCTLVGHDWGGAIAWNFAYSYPEMIERLIILNLPHPAKFSEGLRTPQQLLRSSYAFFFQLPSLPEFIIQASDYQFLENAFRGLAINKNAFTKEDIEAYKNAAAKRGALTAMLNYYRNFSQQKILTGSWGVLEVPTLMIWAENDTALGKELTYGTEAYVKDLQIKYIPNCSHWVQQEQPQLVNQYIREFLTS, from the coding sequence ATGTTCGTTACAAAAGAGACTTGGAAGCACGAATATATTCTTACCAACGGCGTGAAACTGCACTATGTGACTCAGGGAGAGGGTCCTTTAATGTTGATGTTGCACGGATTTCCTGAGTTTTGGTATTCCTGGCGTTATCAAATACCGGAATTTGCTAAGGATTTTAAAGTCGTTGCTGTTGACTTGCGCGGATACAACGACAGTGATAAGCCAAAAAATCAATCGGCTTATGTAATGGATGAATTTGTGAGGGATATTGAGGGAGTTATTACAGGGTTAGGATACGAAAAGTGTACTTTGGTGGGACATGATTGGGGTGGTGCGATTGCATGGAATTTTGCCTATTCTTATCCTGAGATGATAGAGCGATTAATTATCCTCAATTTGCCTCATCCTGCAAAATTTAGCGAAGGATTACGGACTCCGCAACAGTTATTACGCAGTTCCTATGCTTTCTTTTTTCAGCTTCCCAGTTTACCTGAATTTATCATACAAGCTTCTGATTATCAATTCCTAGAAAATGCTTTTAGAGGGTTAGCGATTAACAAAAATGCTTTCACTAAAGAAGATATTGAAGCTTATAAAAACGCGGCAGCTAAACGAGGTGCTTTAACAGCAATGTTGAATTATTACCGCAATTTTTCCCAACAAAAAATCCTCACCGGAAGTTGGGGTGTGTTAGAAGTTCCAACATTAATGATTTGGGCAGAAAACGATACTGCACTTGGTAAAGAACTGACCTATGGTACAGAAGCTTATGTAAAAGATTTGCAAATCAAATACATTCCCAACTGCAGCCATTGGGTACAGCAAGAACAGCCTCAATTGGTCAATCAGTATATTCGTGAGTTTTTAACAAGCTGA
- a CDS encoding DUF1206 domain-containing protein, giving the protein MTQQLIHYHSSWIEKLARFGYISKGIVYSIVGLLAAQVAFGSGGRTTDTQGALHTIVAQPFGKFLLALVAIGLIGYVILRFVQAIKDPENKGTDAKGIAQRIGYAINGFVYAGLAWTAVQIILGSGNTGSSNSTQDWTAQLLSQPFGQWLVGTIGAFTIGLGFYEFYEAFSAKFRRHLNLTELDDSERKLVMGISRFGLIARGIVFCIIGWFLIQAATLSDASKAGGLDLALQTLAQQPYGPWLLGIVALGLIAYGIYMVIQARYRHVMTR; this is encoded by the coding sequence ATGACGCAACAGTTAATACACTATCACTCATCCTGGATTGAGAAGCTCGCTCGATTCGGTTATATATCTAAAGGAATAGTTTACAGTATCGTTGGACTACTAGCAGCACAGGTGGCTTTTGGTAGTGGTGGAAGGACAACTGATACCCAAGGTGCTTTGCATACAATCGTTGCTCAACCATTTGGAAAGTTTTTGCTTGCTTTAGTCGCAATTGGATTAATTGGATATGTCATTTTGCGGTTTGTGCAAGCCATCAAAGATCCAGAAAATAAAGGCACTGATGCCAAAGGAATAGCACAAAGAATTGGTTATGCAATTAATGGTTTTGTATATGCAGGTTTAGCTTGGACTGCAGTGCAAATTATTTTAGGTTCTGGTAACACTGGTAGTAGTAACTCTACACAAGACTGGACAGCACAACTTCTTTCTCAGCCTTTTGGTCAATGGTTAGTTGGTACTATAGGGGCGTTTACTATCGGTTTGGGATTCTATGAGTTTTATGAAGCCTTTAGTGCTAAATTTCGACGACATCTTAACTTAACTGAATTAGATGATTCAGAACGAAAGTTAGTCATGGGTATTTCTAGATTTGGTTTAATAGCACGGGGTATAGTTTTCTGTATTATTGGCTGGTTTTTAATTCAAGCAGCCACTTTATCTGATGCTAGTAAAGCAGGTGGGTTGGATTTGGCTTTGCAAACGTTAGCACAGCAACCTTACGGTCCCTGGCTTTTAGGTATTGTTGCGCTTGGTTTGATTGCATACGGCATTTACATGGTAATTCAAGCGCGGTATCGTCATGTAATGACGCGTTGA
- a CDS encoding glycoside hydrolase family 10 protein, with translation MTNDNLEIRGVWLTTTDSKVLNSQQNIAEAMQFLAETGFNVVFPVVWTRGTTIYPSRVMQQTFGTDIHPLFLGRDPLAELIVEAQRVGIKVIPWLEYGFASSYNLNGGPILAKKPEWAAIDSEGNLLKKNGFEWLNALDPEVQGFMLSLVLEIVKNYTVDGIQGDDRFPALPSEGGYDLNTIDRYRQQFGEEPPKNPKDKQWLRWRADILTAFLAQLYQEVKAVNPNLIVSIAPNIYDWAYKEYLQDSPTWIEKGLVDIIHPQIYRRDFAAYKGIVDRLVTEQFTDATLPRLAPGILMKVGSYRISPEYLLQSIQYNRTLGILGEVFFFYEGLRENNNALAQVLRQDSYSQVATFPSLSDLNRGRVIEKPSFSVFQKLLGFLKNLI, from the coding sequence ATGACAAATGACAACCTGGAAATAAGAGGTGTTTGGCTTACCACAACTGATAGCAAGGTTCTGAATTCACAGCAAAACATTGCAGAAGCTATGCAGTTCCTTGCTGAGACAGGATTTAATGTTGTTTTTCCCGTGGTTTGGACTAGGGGAACAACAATATATCCGAGTCGAGTCATGCAACAAACCTTTGGTACAGACATTCACCCGCTTTTTCTTGGACGAGATCCTTTGGCAGAATTGATTGTTGAGGCGCAACGGGTAGGGATAAAGGTGATTCCTTGGTTGGAATACGGATTTGCTAGTTCCTACAACTTGAATGGCGGACCAATCCTGGCAAAAAAACCTGAATGGGCGGCGATTGATAGTGAGGGCAATTTACTGAAAAAAAACGGTTTTGAATGGCTAAACGCTCTAGACCCAGAAGTTCAAGGTTTTATGTTAAGCTTGGTATTGGAAATCGTTAAAAATTATACAGTAGACGGTATCCAAGGTGACGATCGCTTTCCTGCTTTGCCTAGTGAAGGTGGTTACGACCTTAATACTATAGATAGATATCGTCAGCAGTTTGGGGAAGAACCACCAAAAAACCCTAAAGATAAACAATGGCTGCGATGGCGTGCTGATATTCTCACTGCATTTCTAGCCCAGTTGTATCAAGAAGTAAAAGCTGTCAATCCCAACCTAATAGTATCTATTGCTCCTAATATTTATGACTGGGCGTATAAAGAATACCTACAGGACTCTCCTACTTGGATAGAAAAGGGATTAGTAGATATCATTCATCCCCAAATTTATCGACGAGACTTTGCTGCATACAAAGGAATTGTTGATAGATTGGTCACCGAGCAGTTCACAGATGCTACACTGCCAAGATTAGCACCAGGAATTCTTATGAAAGTAGGTTCTTACCGCATCAGTCCAGAATACTTATTACAGAGTATTCAGTACAATCGTACTCTGGGCATTCTAGGGGAAGTCTTTTTTTTCTATGAAGGTTTGCGAGAAAACAATAATGCCCTAGCCCAAGTGCTACGACAAGATTCCTACTCCCAGGTTGCCACATTCCCTTCCCTATCGGACTTAAATCGAGGTAGAGTAATCGAGAAACCTTCATTTTCTGTTTTTCAAAAGCTGCTAGGTTTTCTGAAAAATCTTATCTAG
- a CDS encoding DUF2358 domain-containing protein produces METLKQDLPTLFEKDISYEIYTQDIYFQDPVNKFKGKLSYRIIFWTLRFHAQLFFTKIFFDLHEVSQPDKDIILAKWTVRGILRVPWKAKLYFNGYSTYKLNQNAVIYEQIDTWDRKPGEILQQFFRKGGDI; encoded by the coding sequence ATGGAGACTCTCAAACAAGATTTGCCAACATTGTTTGAAAAAGATATATCTTACGAAATTTACACACAAGACATCTATTTTCAAGACCCAGTTAATAAATTTAAAGGAAAATTAAGCTACCGTATCATTTTTTGGACTTTGCGATTTCACGCACAACTCTTCTTCACTAAAATTTTCTTTGATTTACATGAAGTGTCTCAACCAGACAAGGACATCATTTTAGCAAAATGGACTGTTAGGGGTATTTTGCGTGTTCCTTGGAAAGCTAAACTCTATTTTAATGGTTACTCAACTTACAAACTCAACCAAAATGCTGTAATCTACGAGCAGATCGACACTTGGGATCGAAAACCAGGAGAAATTTTGCAGCAGTTTTTCCGTAAAGGAGGAGATATTTAA
- a CDS encoding diacylglycerol/polyprenol kinase family protein — protein sequence MLSLALNISPLLGNLLATLLTFVYVFGLLALLNWCVLNFKLPQDISRKITHIGAGSTIGFLPLYNDLHWSKYLNVAVFVLWIFLLVQKGLFANPDDEAVITMTRTGDRRELLRGPLFFVIVATICGTFFYKEFVGIVAMASLGWGDGIAPIVGRRVGRIKYTILSSKTLEGSLSMLVFAFIASVFFVWLVTPNQVNFMRIFLLALVATLIEGCSPKEVDNILIPVGVIIAALLTLSSE from the coding sequence ATGTTATCTTTAGCCTTAAATATTAGCCCATTATTAGGTAATCTGTTAGCTACATTGCTAACATTTGTTTATGTATTCGGATTACTAGCACTGTTGAATTGGTGTGTTTTAAATTTTAAATTACCACAAGATATTAGTCGTAAAATTACTCATATTGGTGCAGGATCTACTATTGGGTTTTTACCTCTTTACAATGATTTACACTGGTCTAAGTACCTAAATGTAGCAGTTTTTGTATTGTGGATTTTTCTTCTCGTGCAGAAAGGTCTATTTGCCAATCCAGATGACGAAGCTGTTATAACCATGACGCGCACGGGTGATAGACGCGAACTCCTTAGAGGTCCTCTTTTTTTTGTTATTGTCGCGACTATTTGCGGCACGTTCTTTTATAAAGAGTTTGTTGGAATTGTCGCAATGGCAAGCCTGGGTTGGGGTGATGGCATTGCACCAATAGTTGGTCGTCGAGTTGGTAGAATAAAGTACACGATTTTAAGTTCCAAAACACTAGAAGGTAGCCTTTCAATGTTAGTTTTCGCCTTCATTGCTAGTGTCTTTTTTGTTTGGCTCGTGACACCCAATCAAGTCAATTTTATGAGAATTTTCCTACTTGCATTAGTTGCTACTCTTATAGAAGGATGCAGTCCAAAAGAAGTTGACAATATTTTGATACCAGTAGGGGTTATTATCGCAGCATTGCTGACTCTTTCTAGCGAATAG
- a CDS encoding carotenoid oxygenase family protein, which translates to MQSFQLYERASTVPEKSYTRANWQKGYQSLKQECDYWISDIEGEIPSELHGTLFRNGPGLLDINGQHIHHPFDGDGMISRVTFIDGRAHFSNRYVRTAAYLEEQKAGKILYRGVFGTQKPGGVFANAFDFKLKNIANTNVIYWGEKLLALWEAADPHRLDPYTLETLGKEHFNGVLLEGEAFSAHPRFDPSRDGGRRLVNFSIKPGLSTTITIFELNDKGEVVTKHSHKVPGFAFIHDFAITPNYCIFFQNPVTFNPLPFVLGMRGAGECIKFQPHQPTRIIIISRNPKQKNVQIIETHSGFVFHHANAFEVGDEVVVDSICYESLQQVEPESDFREVDFDALQPGQLWRFNLNLQQKTVQRKLLESQCCEFPTMHPQKVGRPYRYLYTGAAHASSGNAPLQAFLKVDLESGKRQLWSAAPHGFASEPIFVPRPGSEREDDGWLLALVYDSTHHRSDVVILDAKDFERGAIAKLHLKHHVPYGLHGNFVSKCFL; encoded by the coding sequence ATGCAATCTTTTCAACTCTACGAACGAGCCTCTACAGTTCCAGAAAAATCATATACTCGTGCTAATTGGCAGAAAGGGTATCAATCTCTCAAACAAGAGTGTGATTATTGGATTAGTGATATAGAAGGGGAAATTCCCTCGGAACTTCACGGTACTTTATTTAGAAACGGTCCAGGATTGCTAGACATTAACGGTCAACATATTCATCACCCCTTTGATGGAGATGGTATGATTTCTCGCGTCACCTTTATTGATGGACGCGCCCATTTTAGCAACCGCTATGTCCGCACTGCTGCTTACTTGGAAGAACAAAAAGCTGGCAAGATTCTTTATCGCGGAGTCTTTGGTACGCAAAAGCCTGGTGGAGTCTTTGCAAATGCCTTTGATTTCAAGCTAAAAAATATTGCCAATACAAACGTAATTTATTGGGGTGAAAAATTGCTGGCTCTGTGGGAAGCGGCTGACCCCCACCGCCTCGATCCTTACACTTTGGAGACTTTAGGGAAAGAACATTTCAATGGCGTTTTATTAGAAGGTGAAGCCTTCTCAGCCCATCCTCGTTTTGATCCAAGTCGTGATGGTGGTAGAAGACTAGTTAACTTTTCTATCAAACCGGGACTCTCCACCACCATTACTATTTTTGAGCTAAACGATAAAGGCGAAGTCGTCACTAAGCACTCCCATAAAGTGCCAGGTTTTGCCTTTATCCACGATTTTGCTATCACTCCAAATTATTGCATCTTTTTTCAAAATCCCGTAACCTTCAACCCCTTACCTTTTGTCTTGGGAATGCGTGGTGCAGGAGAGTGTATCAAGTTTCAGCCGCACCAACCGACTCGCATCATTATTATTTCTCGCAACCCGAAACAGAAGAACGTTCAGATTATAGAAACTCACTCTGGTTTTGTGTTCCACCACGCCAATGCTTTTGAAGTGGGGGATGAAGTTGTGGTTGACTCCATTTGCTACGAATCACTTCAACAAGTAGAACCGGAAAGCGATTTTCGGGAAGTTGATTTTGATGCTCTTCAGCCAGGACAATTGTGGCGCTTCAATCTCAATCTTCAGCAAAAAACTGTTCAAAGAAAGTTGCTGGAAAGCCAGTGCTGTGAGTTTCCCACCATGCATCCCCAAAAAGTTGGGCGTCCATATCGTTACTTATATACGGGTGCAGCACACGCGAGTAGTGGAAATGCACCATTGCAAGCATTTTTGAAAGTCGATTTAGAATCTGGTAAACGACAACTTTGGAGTGCTGCACCTCATGGTTTTGCTAGCGAACCCATTTTTGTACCGCGTCCGGGTTCTGAAAGAGAAGATGATGGTTGGTTACTGGCTTTAGTGTACGATTCTACCCATCATCGTTCAGATGTAGTTATTTTAGACGCTAAAGACTTTGAACGGGGTGCGATCGCAAAATTGCATCTCAAGCACCATGTACCTTATGGTTTACATGGTAACTTTGTCTCTAAGTGTTTTCTTTAA
- a CDS encoding folate/biopterin family MFS transporter — protein sequence MLVSSSGLSKVKDSVREKVFFGNEPTTELVAILTVYFVQGILGLARLAVSFFLKDELGLTPAQVSAMLGIVALPWIIKPLFGFISDGLPIFGYRRRPYLVLSGILGAISWVSLATIVHTPIAATLAIALGSLSVAVSDVIVDSLVVERARTESQAEAGSLQSLTWGASALGSLITAYFSGFLLQHFTTRTVFWITATFPLIVSAVAWLIAESPIAKDVNNSEPTNFVNIKHQIGQLRQAITQKAIWLPTLFLFLWQATPTADSAFFFFTTNELHFEPEFLGRVRLVTSVASLIGIWIFQRFLKTVPYRVIFGWSTVLSAVLGMTMLLLVTHTNRALGIDDHWFSLGDSLILTAMGQIAYMPVLVLAARLCPAGVEATLFALLMSVTNLAGLLSYELGAVLMHVMGITESNFDSLWLLVLITNFSTLLPLPFLKWLPSSDSQTETPETQELVVSS from the coding sequence ATGCTGGTTTCTTCCTCTGGCTTGTCCAAGGTCAAAGACTCAGTACGGGAAAAAGTTTTTTTCGGTAACGAACCAACTACCGAGCTAGTCGCCATTCTTACCGTCTACTTTGTTCAAGGTATTTTAGGGTTAGCACGTCTTGCCGTTAGCTTCTTCCTTAAGGATGAATTGGGGTTAACTCCAGCTCAAGTTTCGGCAATGTTAGGCATAGTAGCCCTTCCCTGGATTATCAAGCCACTATTTGGTTTTATTTCAGATGGGTTGCCTATATTTGGTTACCGACGGCGTCCTTATTTAGTCCTGTCGGGAATACTAGGAGCAATTTCTTGGGTTAGTCTTGCCACAATCGTTCATACACCGATAGCAGCAACACTGGCGATCGCACTTGGTTCCCTCTCGGTTGCTGTCAGCGATGTCATTGTTGACTCCTTGGTAGTCGAAAGAGCAAGAACAGAATCCCAAGCAGAAGCAGGTTCTCTCCAATCTTTGACTTGGGGTGCATCCGCTTTAGGAAGTTTAATTACAGCATACTTTAGCGGTTTTTTGCTACAGCACTTCACCACCCGCACCGTCTTTTGGATCACCGCAACATTTCCGCTGATTGTCTCCGCAGTAGCTTGGTTGATTGCTGAGTCACCTATTGCTAAAGATGTAAATAACAGCGAGCCTACAAATTTTGTTAACATCAAGCATCAAATTGGCCAACTGCGTCAAGCCATAACTCAGAAAGCAATTTGGCTACCGACATTGTTTCTTTTTCTTTGGCAAGCCACACCAACAGCAGACTCAGCTTTCTTCTTTTTTACCACCAACGAATTGCACTTTGAACCAGAATTTTTGGGACGAGTGCGCTTAGTAACAAGTGTTGCATCCCTGATTGGTATTTGGATTTTTCAGCGTTTCCTCAAAACTGTTCCCTACAGAGTCATTTTTGGTTGGAGTACAGTTCTATCAGCAGTCTTAGGAATGACAATGCTGCTGCTAGTGACTCATACCAACCGCGCTTTAGGTATAGATGACCACTGGTTTAGTTTGGGTGATAGCCTCATTTTAACTGCAATGGGACAAATTGCTTATATGCCCGTTTTAGTACTAGCAGCAAGGCTTTGTCCTGCGGGCGTGGAAGCAACATTATTTGCCCTCTTAATGTCCGTAACAAACTTAGCGGGACTGCTTTCCTACGAATTAGGGGCGGTATTGATGCACGTCATGGGCATAACTGAATCGAATTTTGATTCTCTGTGGCTGTTAGTTCTGATTACGAACTTCAGTACGTTGCTGCCATTGCCATTCCTCAAATGGTTACCCTCTTCCGACTCTCAAACTGAGACACCAGAAACGCAAGAGTTAGTGGTTAGTAGTTAG
- a CDS encoding beta-ketoacyl-ACP synthase, with protein sequence MVVITGIGLVSALGKSLEESWQQLIAGKSGIILHQPFPELKPLPLGMIEEEPARLRTLTQLVVSLALQDANLLSPLVDCGVVIGSSRSNQGLWEQMAREMREQRDKSPSVCLENWLETLPHMNAITVARQIGSCGTVLAPMAACSTGIWAIAQAVNLIQTGQCQRAIAGAVEAPITPLTLTGFQQMGALAKTGVYPFDFKREGLALAEGGAVFVLESEELAKQRQAMVYGQILGFGLTADAYHANVPEPEGRGAKSAIAQCLNRASLTFNDIDYIHAHGTATQMNDRIESEVIQQLFPQGVAVSSTKGSTGHTLGASGALGIAFSLMALQHQILPPCVGLSNSEFDLDLVKEVRQSKIHNVLCLSFGFGGQNAVMALGMHH encoded by the coding sequence GTGGTTGTTATTACTGGTATTGGTCTTGTTTCTGCTTTAGGTAAAAGTTTAGAGGAAAGCTGGCAACAATTGATTGCAGGTAAATCTGGAATTATTTTGCACCAACCGTTTCCAGAATTAAAACCATTACCTCTAGGGATGATTGAGGAAGAACCAGCGAGACTCAGAACACTCACTCAGTTGGTTGTTTCTCTGGCGTTGCAGGATGCCAATTTGCTCTCACCTTTAGTTGATTGTGGAGTGGTTATTGGTTCGAGCCGCAGCAATCAGGGTTTATGGGAGCAGATGGCACGGGAGATGCGGGAACAAAGGGACAAGTCTCCTAGTGTCTGCTTAGAAAATTGGTTAGAAACTCTGCCCCACATGAATGCCATCACCGTCGCACGGCAGATTGGCTCTTGCGGAACAGTTTTAGCTCCAATGGCTGCTTGCTCTACAGGAATTTGGGCGATCGCACAAGCAGTGAATCTCATTCAAACTGGGCAATGTCAGCGAGCGATCGCAGGTGCAGTAGAAGCGCCGATAACACCCCTTACCCTAACTGGGTTTCAACAAATGGGGGCTTTAGCGAAAACAGGGGTTTATCCTTTTGATTTCAAACGAGAAGGTTTGGCGTTGGCAGAAGGCGGTGCTGTCTTTGTCTTAGAGTCAGAAGAGTTAGCAAAACAGCGTCAAGCTATGGTTTATGGTCAAATTCTCGGTTTTGGATTGACAGCAGATGCATATCATGCTAATGTTCCCGAACCAGAAGGAAGGGGTGCAAAATCAGCGATCGCACAATGTTTAAACCGTGCTAGCTTAACCTTTAACGATATTGATTACATTCACGCCCACGGTACAGCAACGCAAATGAACGATCGCATAGAGAGCGAAGTTATACAGCAGTTGTTTCCTCAAGGCGTAGCAGTCAGTTCAACTAAAGGATCTACAGGTCACACCTTAGGAGCTTCAGGAGCCTTAGGTATTGCGTTTTCCCTCATGGCATTACAGCATCAAATATTACCACCTTGTGTGGGATTGAGCAATTCAGAATTTGATTTAGATTTGGTAAAAGAAGTACGTCAAAGTAAAATTCACAACGTGCTTTGTTTGAGTTTTGGCTTTGGCGGGCAAAATGCAGTCATGGCGTTGGGAATGCACCACTAG